The window tatttttgaatattatataatattttaaataataaactactatagaattataaaaaattggatctaaaaaattataaattaatataaatgactaaattatatgtttcataagataaaaactaataataattggCAAAATAACTAATactatgtaaaatatttaagcatgtattttatttatcttcaaaatattataaattaaataaaaacaaaaaaattgaaaaggataGATTCAACACCGGTTCTCTATACCAGTCTTAACCAGTTGTGGACcgattttcaaaacattgattattattatatgcCATGCATTTCGACTTTACATTCATATCCAAGGGTGGAACTAGTCCTCAAACACTCGTTAaaacagcaacacaaaataCACTCGCCTTTTAATTCTGAAGTGattatttaacaaatttgaAGTCATTTCGGACTGAGTACAATGCAGCAAGGTACTAAGCGTTGTAACCAAAACAAGAAGCTCACCCGCACCAGAATATCTAGAGTAAAAAATCAACTCAGAATAATAATCATCATAATTTAGGAGTCCTCAGCACCAATATATATCAAAGGGTCCTAATTTTTCACACTTGTCACATACTTGAGGAGCATGGCGACAACATCATCCGATATTCTTGCAGCCTCCGTTTTCAGGTGATGGATTTTTTCTTCGGTCTCTTGCTCAAGCCGCTTGACATTAGCTCCAGAATCTCCAGTACTCTGTAGTAATAATAAGAAAGCAGGGAGAATACaccataaattagaataatgtAATGGGATAGTCTTAACAGCAGCAAAATATAATCATAGACTTACGTCTGACACTTTCTTTTGAAACTCAGCCTCTAGTTGAGCTCGGTATTCAGCAATCTCCTTTTCAGCCTCTTCCTTGGCCTGTTTCAACCTAGCCAATTTTTCTATAGTATAGATGCAGAGGAAACATTGATTAATGTACAAAAAGCGatagttataataaaatagaaagtaTCAATAatacacccccccccccaaacaaaaaagagaggGGATGACTGATAGCTGTTATATCATAGTAGTAATTTTCAATCTGAGAATTTGTTCTATCACATATATGAGGCAAGCTAACCCATGCCCATCACAAAACCATGAACTCATCCTTCGAGTTCCAGGTAAAAATGAGAAGACcaatatcaaatgaataaaggaGAACAGGCACCTTTGACATATATAACTTAATAAAGATTTTTAATGAAGACACTAAGTAGACCAAAAAATAGATG of the Glycine max cultivar Williams 82 chromosome 13, Glycine_max_v4.0, whole genome shotgun sequence genome contains:
- the LOC100306550 gene encoding V-type proton ATPase subunit G-like; this translates as MASNRGQGGIQQLLAAEQEAQRIVNAAKNEKLARLKQAKEEAEKEIAEYRAQLEAEFQKKVSDSTGDSGANVKRLEQETEEKIHHLKTEAARISDDVVAMLLKYVTSVKN